A window of Phragmites australis chromosome 2, lpPhrAust1.1, whole genome shotgun sequence genomic DNA:
ATTCACAATGCTAATTTTAGCACCTCGATCGACGGACTATTCGATACGTAGAAACATGCACGCATATGCGGCTAAAGTTTTATCGTCTGTGATATTTGATCAACACAATAACAACAGAACCCATGCGCGCAAGCTCGGAGAAAACTAATTGACCGACTGGTAATCGAATACACTAAGCTTTGCTAAGTAGAGCTAGCTAGCAAATACGAGCGTACGGAAGCTACCATAAGTAACTACTGCTAATAAGATCCGGGCAGATCAGTCTCCCCCTCTTCGAGGTCACACACAGAGTAGCATGCGGCTGCAGGCTCTTCGACGAAGACGCAAGAAGGCAAAGGAGGCAGCTCGTGAGCGTCAGTCATCTGCTCGGGATCGAGCACCTGCAGCAGATGGGAAGCGACTTCATAGCTCATCACCGCTTCCTGCACCGGCACCTGGAGCTGCATCGCTTCGTCGCATGAGCCACGTACATTTGCTGCAGCAGGCATCATCTCATCAGCGCCAGCTGCGGTGGAGTAAGCGGCAGCGAACTCATGGCATCCCTCCCCGTGTTGCATGAGCGCGGCCTGGTGCAGGCTGACCTGCGCCTTGAGGAACTTGACGTAGTGGATGGCCTGCTCGAGCATGGACACCGTGTCCATCTTGCTGCCCCCCGGCACGAGGCTGCGGAGCACGCGGAAGCGGTCGCTGATGCGGTGTCGACGCTCGCGCGCCGCGACGCTCTGGGGGTCCGTCGAGAGATTGGCCCCGGGGCGCCGccgaacgccgccgccgccgcgcaccCTGCTGTCGCTGATGAGGCCGGCCGCCGGGTGGTGGAGGTAGGGCTGCGGTTGGACGATGGGGAAGCCGCGTGGGTCATACATGTTTTGGTAGTGATATGGATCCATGGCTAGGATGCGCGGACGCCTAGGTGTAACCACCAAACTGTGCTGGTGCCTTTGCTGCCTTCTGCCCTAGAGCTATGGCTtcg
This region includes:
- the LOC133910147 gene encoding transcription factor LAX PANICLE 1-like, with protein sequence MDPYHYQNMYDPRGFPIVQPQPYLHHPAAGLISDSRVRGGGGVRRRPGANLSTDPQSVAARERRHRISDRFRVLRSLVPGGSKMDTVSMLEQAIHYVKFLKAQVSLHQAALMQHGEGCHEFAAAYSTAAGADEMMPAAANVLDPEQMTDAHELPPLPSCVFVEEPAAACYSVCDLEEGETDLPGSY